In a genomic window of Chrysemys picta bellii isolate R12L10 chromosome 1, ASM1138683v2, whole genome shotgun sequence:
- the TSC22D1 gene encoding TSC22 domain family protein 1 isoform X1 produces MHQPDSAADISPRKMAHPAMFPRRGSGSSSGGSCVTALNAPGTGAGSGALSTEDYPPPLLIQPPPPSLAASSSAGPQPPPPPPQSLNLLAQSQLQPQPLAQAGAQMKKKSGFQITSVTPAQISASMSSNNSIAEDTESYDDLDESHTEDLSSSEILDVSLSRATDLGEPERSSSEETLNNFQEAETPGAVSPNQPHLPQQHPPLPHHPQQSVVINGNVHPHHGHHHHHLHHHHHGHHHPSHPGVGSTPASGGPPPSPSFRKLSTTGSSDNVITTAPVSAASSTGTPTAALSNIRTTSTGNIGVSPVTGTSTLSNVGGGSPSMTSSMLGNVNINLSNITSTANVHALSGTSSNVNVNILSGVGNGTCASSNVINNVTNPTAGMAVGSSQQQPAAGTSRFRVVKLDSSSEPFKKGRWMCTEFYDKENTVAVTEGVAVNKAVETIKQNPLEVTSERESTSGSSVSSNVSTLSHYTESVGSGEMGAPTVIQQQTFQGVGPQQMDFSCAGPQTIPASNIPQSISQSQLAQVQLPSQEVNYPQQKQGVQASAQATLPTVTGVQPTPVNVVGVSLGHQQPAIPSVAQQQLPYSQPSRSVQTLPVVPPQQLQYGQQQTLPMQMTPARVKPVNQSSVTGTIPDYIQHQQILQPPVPAVQSSSTGVGAGTPVPVAQAPSIQPSVQVHPAVAPAQPVAHAQTAMPPVGTSGQIINIGQQGNVPAVVQQPPVANQMTPSVMQQSAAPPSSQVVQPVQTGIIQQGLQAGASSLPPQMVIASQNALLPVQPQAQVETVVQGVTSHPLPAVSPIPSTSTIPAPSQASSNVPLDIPSAPVSLGPSQNIAQASAVQNGNLIQSVSQPPSISTSISMPVAQNVPQQIPLNSTQFSAQSLTQSIVSQIEDGRRSTEPSLVGLPQVASGESGVGASAVSDGSGSNITSSASLFPLKVLPLTTHLVDGEDESSSGASVVAIDNKIEQAMDLVKSHLMYAVREEVEVLKEQIKELIEKNSQLEQENTLLKTLASPEQLAQFQAQLQTGSPPSSQTQGTTQQPAQPASQGSGPSA; encoded by the coding sequence ATGCACCAGCCTGACTCAGCCGCAGACATTAGTCCTAGGAAGATGGCGCACCCGGCAATGTTTCCTAGAaggggcagcggcagcagcagcggcggcagcTGCGTTACTGCGCTCAATGCACCAGGTACCGGCGCTGGTAGCGGTGCCCTCTCCACCGAGGATTATCCGCCGCCTCTGCTCATCCAGCCGCCGCCTCCGTCTCTTGCAGCATCTTCATCGGCGGGTCCACAGCcgccaccccctcctccacaaaGCCTGAATCTCCTTGCCCAGTCTCAGCTCCAGCCACAGCCTCTTGCACAGGCTGGAGcccaaatgaaaaagaaaagcgGCTTCCAAATTACCAGCGTGACCCCTGCTCAGATCTCTGCCAGTATGAGCTCTAACAACAGCATAGCGGAGGACACGGAAAGCTACGACGATCTGGATGAGTCCCACACTGAAGACCTGTCTTCTTCAGAAATTTTGGATGTTTCTTTATCCAGGGCCACTGACTTGGGTGAACCTGAACGGAGCTCCTCCGAAGAGACTTTAAATAACTTCCAAGAGGCTGAGACTCCTGGGGCCGTCTCTCCAAACCAGCCTCACCTTCCTCAGCAGCATCCCCCTTTGCCACATCACCCACAGCAGAGTGTTGTGATCAATGGAAATGTTCACCCCCATCATggtcaccatcaccaccaccttcATCATCACCATCATGGGCATCATCATCCATCGCATCCCGGGGTGGGCAGTACACCAGCTTCTGGAGGACCACCCCCAAGTCCATCATTTAGAAAGCTGTCCACAACTGGAAGCTCTGACAATGTTATCACAACTGCACCAGTTTCTGCTGCATCATCCACTGGTACACCTACAGCTGCCCTATCTAATATTCGCACTACAAGTACTGGCAATATAGGTGTAAGTCCTGTTACTGGAACAAGTACGTTAAGTAATGTGGGTGGTGGTAGTCCTAGTATGACAAGCAGCATGCTTGGTAACGTTAATATAAACTTAAGCAACATCACAAGTACTGCTAATGTACATGCTTTGTCTGGAACCAGCAGCAATGTTAATGTGAATATCTTGAGTGGTGTTGGCAATGGTACGTGTGCTTCCTCTAATGTCATTAATAATGTTACTAATCCAACTGCAGGAATGGCAGTGGGATCAAGTCAGCAGCAGCCTGCAGCTGGCACATCAAGGTTTAGAGTTGTAAAATTAGATTCTAGTTCTGAACCTTTTAAAAAAGGTAGATGGATGTGCACTGAATTCTATGATAAAGAAAACACTGTAGCAGTTACAGAAGGAGTAGCAGTAAACAAAGCGGTAGAGACTATAAAACAAAATCCACTTGAAGTGACTTCTGAAAGGGAGAGCACCAGTGGGAGTTCTGTTAGCAGCAACGTAAGCACACTGAGTCACTACACAGAAAGTGTGGGAAGCGGGGAAATGGGAGCACCTACTGTGATACAGCAGCAGACATTTCAAGGTGTGGGTCCACAGCAGATGGATTTTAGTTGTGCTGGACCTCAGACTATTCCAGCATCCAATATACCGCAGAGTATTTCTCAATCACAGCTTGCACAAGTACAATTGCCTTCTCAAGAAGTAAATTATCCACAGCAAAAGCAAGGAGTCCAGGCTTCAGCGCAGGCTACTCTACCAACTGTTACTGGTGTTCAGCCAACTCCAGTTAATGTAGTAGGTGTATCATTAGGTCACCAACAACCTGCTATTCCAAGTGTGGCTCAACAGCAGCTACCATATTCTCAACCCTCACGATCTGTGCAAACTTTGCCTGTTGTACCACCGCAGCAGTTACAGTATGGACAACAACAGACACTTCCCATGCAGATGACCCCTGCACGGGTTAAACCAGTGAATCAGAGTTCTGTGACAGGGACCATACCGGACTACATACAACATCAGCAGATACTTCAACCTCCAGTGCCTGCTGTGCAATCCAGCTCTACAGGAGTAGGAGCAGGAACACCGGTTCCTGTTGCTCAGGCACCAAGCATCCAACCTTCTGTACAAGTACACCCTGCTgtggcaccagctcagcctgttgcaCATGCTCAGACAGCAATGCCACCCGTAGGTACTAGCGGTCAAATTATTAACATTGGACAACAAGGAAATGTACCTGCTGTGGTACAGCAGCCACCTGTTGCAAACCAAATGACACCTTCAGTTATGCAGCAGAGTGCTGCTCCTCCATCTTCACAAGTGGTGCAGCCTGTTCAGACTGGGATAATTCAGCAGGGACTACAAGCTGGTGCTTCAAGCCTTCCTCCGCAAATGGTCATTGCTTCACAAAATGCTTTGTTACCTGTACAACCCCAGGCACAAGTAGAAACTGTAGTTCAAGGAGTGACCAGCCACCCATTGCCTGCAGTTAGCCCTATACCTTCTACTAGTACCATTCCTGCTCCAAGTCAAGCTAGTTCAAATGTACCTCTTGATATACCTTCTGCTCCTGTAAGTTTGGGTCCATCACAGAACATAGCACAAGCTTCAGCTGTGCAAAATGGGAATTTGATTCAAAGTGTTAGTCAGCCTCCCTCGATATCAACTAGTATAAGTATGCCAGTGGCACAGAATGTGCCACAGCAGATACCGCTAAACTCTACCCAGTTCTCTGCACAATCACTAACTCAGTCAATTGTAAGCCAAATTGAAGATGGCAGGCGCTCTACAGAACCTTCCTTAGTTGGTTTACCGCAAGTTGCCAGTGGTGAAAGTGGTGTTGGAGCATCAGCTGTTTCAGATGGGAGTGGCAGCAACATAACATCCTCTGCTTCCCTTTTTCCACTGAAGGTACTGCCATTGACAACGCATCTTGTTGATGGAGAGGATGAGAG